The following are encoded in a window of Paraburkholderia sp. HP33-1 genomic DNA:
- a CDS encoding DUF2442 domain-containing protein: MTSPDDPVAVSVTINAGDFTLLLTDERKFRIPWKWFTRLLAATPEQRSSVRVCESGARLHWDQVDLDINVVALIHDAEQLLLDEELSSLVPDDFPNETTPASLSGAQPKLAARRIAGRIVVGLTARERYERWDVCEDLARQLVPKALKDATKFPENSRDVTLRRLRRAIEGKEWTEGLETDWLIERLRALLGW; the protein is encoded by the coding sequence ATGACAAGTCCCGATGACCCGGTAGCAGTCTCGGTCACCATAAATGCGGGCGATTTCACGCTCCTGCTAACGGATGAGCGAAAATTTCGGATTCCTTGGAAATGGTTTACCCGTTTGCTAGCAGCGACGCCCGAGCAGCGAAGCTCGGTTCGAGTCTGCGAATCGGGCGCACGGTTGCATTGGGACCAAGTAGACCTAGACATCAATGTGGTCGCGCTTATACACGACGCCGAACAGCTTTTGCTTGACGAAGAGCTAAGCTCACTGGTACCTGACGACTTTCCGAACGAGACGACGCCCGCGTCATTGTCAGGGGCGCAGCCGAAACTCGCCGCGCGGAGAATCGCCGGTCGAATTGTCGTTGGGCTGACGGCTCGCGAACGATACGAGCGCTGGGACGTCTGTGAGGACCTCGCGCGTCAGCTTGTTCCCAAAGCGCTCAAGGACGCGACTAAATTCCCCGAGAATTCGCGTGACGTGACACTCAGGCGCTTGCGACGAGCGATTGAAGGCAAGGAGTGGACCGAAGGTTTGGAAACGGATTGGCTTATAGAGCGTCTGCGGGCCTTGCTAGGGTGGTAA
- a CDS encoding DUF6088 family protein, translated as MKLEDRIARSIKRRKGIVILRSDVAPLGSTTQVGRVLAKLVRDGKLVRVSKGVFAKTRANRFTGKLAPAAPFEVIAAETFRKLRIEVQPGRLAREYNTGKTTQIPMDGAVSTGRRRIRRKIQVGSRVVKYENS; from the coding sequence ATGAAACTTGAGGACCGAATCGCGCGCTCAATAAAACGGCGCAAAGGCATCGTTATTTTGCGTTCCGACGTAGCCCCGCTGGGAAGCACCACGCAGGTCGGGCGGGTGCTTGCAAAGCTGGTACGCGACGGAAAGCTGGTGCGTGTCAGTAAGGGTGTGTTCGCAAAGACGCGAGCGAACAGATTTACCGGGAAGTTGGCACCGGCGGCGCCGTTCGAGGTGATTGCAGCGGAGACGTTTCGGAAGTTGCGCATCGAGGTGCAGCCGGGACGACTCGCGCGTGAGTACAACACGGGAAAAACGACGCAAATTCCTATGGACGGCGCTGTAAGCACAGGCAGGCGTCGGATACGCCGAAAAATCCAGGTCGGTAGCCGTGTCGTGAAGTACGAAAATTCTTGA
- a CDS encoding helix-turn-helix domain-containing protein yields MNEHLLPEQIALRQRLSSNLKKLRAAQKISQERLADLAGLHRTYVSQVERMVTNVSLDNIGLLAKALASDPGELFAKVEESVDAPDAGAVPTKKSRRAIPKI; encoded by the coding sequence ATGAACGAACACCTCTTGCCCGAGCAGATAGCCCTGCGCCAGCGGCTGTCCTCAAACTTAAAAAAGCTACGTGCAGCACAGAAAATTTCGCAGGAACGACTCGCCGACCTTGCTGGCCTTCACAGGACTTATGTAAGCCAAGTGGAGCGCATGGTCACAAATGTTTCGCTCGACAACATTGGGCTCCTAGCAAAGGCGCTGGCAAGCGACCCAGGGGAGTTGTTCGCAAAAGTTGAGGAATCGGTGGATGCACCAGACGCTGGAGCCGTCCCAACGAAGAAATCTAGACGCGCGATTCCTAAAATTTAG
- a CDS encoding HAD domain-containing protein codes for MLTGLPGESLYIPPPRRCGGLVLYLDLDGCLHPESVYLHPKFGPILWNAPGHELFEHVKLLEQVLEPYLDVCIILSTSWVPRYRGSLRRVLRRFTPSLRARVVGATYHSQMSMADFTNTAKGMQVWSDVLRRKPEAWIALDDDDKNWPAWCRDHLVRTDPYLGIGEASVLSELQAKLAEIFTPTTR; via the coding sequence GTGCTGACAGGACTGCCCGGCGAATCGCTGTACATCCCTCCGCCACGCCGCTGTGGCGGATTAGTGCTCTATCTGGACCTGGACGGGTGCCTTCACCCGGAAAGCGTCTATCTGCATCCAAAATTTGGGCCAATACTTTGGAACGCGCCGGGACATGAACTTTTCGAGCATGTGAAGCTGCTTGAGCAGGTCCTTGAGCCTTACCTCGATGTCTGCATCATCTTGTCGACAAGCTGGGTTCCGCGGTATCGCGGAAGCCTGCGCCGCGTGCTGCGTCGGTTCACGCCTTCGCTGCGAGCACGGGTCGTAGGTGCGACTTATCACTCGCAGATGAGCATGGCAGATTTCACGAACACGGCGAAGGGCATGCAAGTGTGGTCTGACGTGCTGCGCCGCAAGCCTGAGGCTTGGATTGCCCTGGATGATGACGACAAGAACTGGCCCGCATGGTGCCGGGACCATCTTGTTCGCACTGACCCATACCTTGGCATAGGCGAGGCGTCTGTACTGTCTGAGTTACAGGCAAAACTGGCGGAAATATTCACCCCGACAACTAGATGA